Proteins from one Cellulosilyticum lentocellum DSM 5427 genomic window:
- a CDS encoding MarR family winged helix-turn-helix transcriptional regulator — protein MAKQVAVDIQEIGPSKFIFAVLHVLANKIQGVADRGPGDISLKQWLLVIMILQFEEEPPTLTQVSEALGSSRQNVKQLALKLLDKGLIKMEKDSNDARILRLRVCPKCYEYFRGKLVYQEHFLELLYKDIPEEEIKVTARCLQRLLENIIKMEELVNGGYEI, from the coding sequence ATGGCAAAACAAGTAGCTGTAGATATACAGGAGATAGGACCTAGTAAGTTTATATTCGCGGTACTTCACGTATTAGCTAATAAGATTCAAGGGGTTGCAGATAGAGGGCCGGGGGATATCAGCTTAAAGCAGTGGTTACTAGTCATTATGATTCTTCAATTTGAAGAAGAACCACCTACTTTAACTCAAGTTTCTGAAGCATTAGGAAGTTCGAGACAAAATGTAAAGCAGCTAGCCTTAAAGTTACTAGATAAAGGTCTTATAAAAATGGAAAAAGATTCAAATGATGCTAGGATCTTAAGACTAAGAGTATGTCCTAAGTGTTATGAATATTTCCGGGGAAAACTTGTATATCAAGAACATTTTCTAGAATTACTGTATAAAGACATACCAGAAGAAGAAATAAAAGTGACAGCCCGATGCTTACAAAGACTATTAGAAAATATAATAAAAATGGAAGAGCTAGTAAATGGAGGTTATGAAATATGA
- a CDS encoding flavodoxin domain-containing protein, with product MKTLVVYASKHGATKVGAERIAKGLEGEVQLVSIKDKSDIVLDNYEKVILGTPIYAGMINKDIKSFCEAHMDILKTKKVALYFCCMDSSQIENYLKNNFTEEFIKNLTAVESCGGAFYFKKMNFFEKFIIKKITESKEKTKENPAKVDTKVDIELFDEERISKFTTALNQA from the coding sequence ATGAAAACATTAGTGGTTTATGCATCAAAACATGGTGCAACAAAAGTAGGAGCAGAACGTATAGCAAAAGGACTTGAAGGTGAAGTACAGCTTGTTAGTATAAAGGATAAGAGTGATATTGTTTTAGATAACTATGAGAAAGTTATATTAGGTACACCTATTTATGCAGGAATGATTAATAAAGATATTAAAAGCTTTTGTGAAGCTCATATGGACATTTTAAAAACTAAAAAAGTAGCCCTTTATTTTTGCTGTATGGATTCTAGCCAAATAGAAAATTATCTTAAAAATAATTTCACAGAAGAATTTATTAAAAATTTAACTGCTGTAGAAAGTTGCGGAGGTGCCTTTTACTTTAAAAAAATGAATTTCTTTGAAAAATTTATTATAAAGAAAATAACAGAATCCAAAGAAAAGACAAAAGAAAATCCAGCTAAAGTAGATACTAAAGTAGATATAGAGCTTTTTGATGAAGAAAGAATTAGCAAATTTACAACAGCACTTAATCAAGCATAG
- a CDS encoding FMN-binding protein, giving the protein MKKGIKIIIGTICGIVIIGVGIIVGVTKDIPAMCNTPVNTINISEIPDGTYEGKFKYSRWLSEVEVKVKGGKIIAIERLSNPLIPDVSKNLFEQIIDKQQVDIDAVSGATATSKAYLKSVEIALSKTRN; this is encoded by the coding sequence ATGAAAAAAGGAATAAAAATTATTATTGGGACAATTTGTGGTATAGTGATTATAGGCGTAGGTATTATAGTTGGGGTAACAAAAGATATTCCTGCAATGTGTAATACACCCGTTAACACAATTAATATATCAGAGATCCCAGATGGAACCTATGAAGGGAAATTTAAATATAGCAGGTGGTTAAGTGAAGTTGAAGTGAAAGTTAAAGGTGGTAAGATTATAGCGATTGAAAGGCTATCAAATCCACTTATACCAGATGTAAGTAAAAATCTCTTTGAACAAATTATAGATAAGCAACAAGTAGATATAGACGCAGTATCTGGAGCCACAGCTACTTCTAAAGCCTACTTAAAGTCTGTAGAAATAGCTCTAAGCAAAACAAGAAATTAG